One stretch of Cellulomonas wangsupingiae DNA includes these proteins:
- a CDS encoding phage baseplate assembly protein V: MSTDVGTARLNPLAHTSFDVRLGGRPLGITELDDLVDVRVQRGVRTVGRASLTFVDRGYALVTSRLAIGQDVEVCVDGTSLFTGTVTALGTRADDRGATTTVTAHDGAYGLTTDATVVARANVDASQVVTELARAARLSVQGWPSSRAEPWHLQADSPLGLIDDLAVASGLDWVVDGTTLRVWERASGTASGTRTARLTVGVDLDELSARQVGRPDATYVVQGWDAATTTAVRATADVPAPRAGFTARVDADGATPQIQVGGLQVRSAEEARVRAEAMAARHGRVEAQGRGPLAPGIVPGGEIEVVDGGPLDGTYYVQEVEHRFDGRASRTSFVAGDREPVRLGGAAGERTVSSARHTGLVVATVNSTDDPDRLGRVRVTFVTASDRTSSDWARVLAPGGGSAGGMVLQHEPGDEVLVAFEGGDVSRPVVLGGLHSAAALPPQTVRADGGPRVRAMHSRHGQRLVLGDGESGDDAYVELALGAAGHGLRISQQQAVLEVGKIPLRIVAGSSSIELDGTGKVTVRGTDIAVQADNELRLKGTTVKIEGTAKVEVTGAQVALKASGTAEVSASGPTKVVGNPVAIN, translated from the coding sequence GTGAGCACCGACGTCGGCACCGCCCGCCTCAACCCGCTCGCGCACACGTCGTTCGACGTGCGCCTGGGCGGGCGCCCGCTGGGTATCACGGAGCTCGACGACCTCGTGGACGTGCGCGTCCAGCGCGGCGTGCGGACCGTGGGCCGGGCCTCGCTGACGTTCGTCGACCGCGGGTACGCGCTGGTGACGTCGCGGCTGGCGATCGGGCAGGACGTCGAGGTGTGCGTCGACGGCACGTCGCTGTTCACGGGCACGGTCACGGCGCTGGGCACGCGCGCCGACGACCGCGGCGCCACCACGACCGTCACGGCGCACGACGGCGCGTACGGCCTGACGACCGACGCGACGGTCGTCGCGCGCGCCAACGTGGACGCCTCCCAGGTGGTCACCGAGCTCGCGCGGGCGGCACGCCTGAGCGTGCAGGGCTGGCCGTCGTCGCGCGCCGAGCCGTGGCACCTGCAGGCGGACTCGCCGCTCGGCCTCATCGACGACCTGGCGGTCGCCTCGGGGCTGGACTGGGTGGTCGACGGCACGACGCTGCGCGTCTGGGAGCGGGCCTCCGGCACGGCGTCCGGCACCCGCACCGCGCGCCTGACCGTCGGCGTGGACCTCGACGAGCTGTCCGCCCGGCAGGTCGGCCGGCCCGACGCGACGTACGTCGTGCAGGGCTGGGACGCCGCGACGACGACGGCCGTGCGCGCGACCGCGGACGTCCCCGCGCCGCGCGCGGGGTTCACGGCCCGCGTCGACGCCGACGGTGCGACCCCCCAGATCCAGGTCGGCGGCCTGCAGGTGCGCTCGGCGGAGGAGGCCCGGGTGCGCGCGGAGGCGATGGCCGCGCGGCACGGGCGCGTCGAGGCGCAGGGCCGCGGGCCGCTCGCGCCCGGCATCGTGCCCGGCGGGGAGATCGAGGTCGTCGACGGCGGGCCGCTGGACGGCACGTACTACGTGCAGGAGGTCGAGCACCGGTTCGACGGGCGCGCGTCGCGCACGTCGTTCGTCGCGGGCGACCGTGAGCCGGTGCGCCTGGGCGGTGCCGCGGGGGAGCGGACCGTGTCCTCCGCGCGGCACACCGGCCTGGTCGTCGCGACCGTCAACAGCACCGACGACCCCGACCGGCTGGGCCGCGTGCGCGTCACGTTCGTCACCGCGTCGGACCGCACGTCGTCGGACTGGGCGCGCGTGCTCGCGCCGGGCGGCGGCAGCGCGGGCGGCATGGTGCTGCAGCACGAGCCCGGCGACGAGGTGCTCGTGGCGTTCGAGGGCGGCGACGTGAGCCGGCCCGTGGTGCTCGGCGGGCTGCACTCGGCGGCGGCGCTGCCCCCGCAGACCGTGCGCGCCGACGGCGGCCCGCGCGTGCGCGCCATGCACTCGCGGCACGGGCAGCGGCTGGTGCTGGGCGACGGCGAGTCCGGTGACGACGCCTACGTCGAGCTCGCGCTCGGCGCCGCGGGCCACGGGCTGCGGATCTCCCAGCAGCAGGCCGTCCTCGAGGTCGGGAAGATCCCGCTGCGCATCGTCGCCGGGTCGTCGTCGATCGAGCTGGACGGCACCGGCAAGGTCACCGTGCGCGGCACCGACATCGCGGTGCAGGCGGACAACGAGCTGCGACTGAAGGGCACGACCGTGAAGATCGAGGGCACCGCGAAGGTCGAGGTCACGGGCGCGCAGGTCGCGCTCAAGGCCAGCGGCACCGCCGAGGTCTCCGCGTCCGGCCCGACGAAGGTCGTCGGCAACCCGGTGGCGATCAACTGA
- a CDS encoding LysM peptidoglycan-binding domain-containing protein, with amino-acid sequence MTATTAPVKAFLEIEGGQKVPCLFNPAQLQLTRENHWVGDPRPGRGVPRLRYAGSSSGVLSVDLFFDTTHDGSDVTRHTGRLLELMEVDPTLPGADEATGNVRPPTVTFHWGDLHAFTAVVAALELTFTYFSASGTPLRARAALELRQYEPSRAFGPQNPTSGTPQPHRVHRVQAGETLDRIAAQHYGDPTRWRALAQANGIEDPLDLRPGTVLSVPRGDA; translated from the coding sequence ATGACAGCGACGACGGCTCCGGTCAAGGCGTTCCTCGAAATCGAGGGCGGGCAGAAGGTGCCGTGCCTGTTCAACCCGGCGCAGCTGCAGCTCACGCGCGAGAACCACTGGGTGGGTGACCCGCGCCCGGGCCGCGGCGTGCCGCGCCTGCGGTACGCGGGGTCGTCGTCGGGCGTGCTCAGCGTCGACCTGTTCTTCGACACGACGCACGACGGCAGCGACGTCACGCGGCACACCGGGCGCCTGCTGGAGCTCATGGAGGTCGACCCGACGCTGCCCGGCGCGGACGAGGCCACGGGCAACGTGCGCCCGCCGACCGTGACGTTCCACTGGGGCGACCTGCACGCGTTCACGGCCGTGGTCGCGGCGCTCGAGCTGACGTTCACCTACTTCTCGGCGTCCGGCACGCCGCTGCGCGCCCGTGCGGCGCTCGAGCTGCGGCAGTACGAGCCGTCGCGGGCCTTCGGACCGCAGAACCCCACGTCCGGCACGCCGCAGCCGCACCGCGTGCACCGCGTGCAGGCCGGCGAGACGCTCGACCGCATCGCCGCGCAGCACTACGGCGACCCGACGCGCTGGCGTGCGCTCGCGCAGGCCAACGGCATCGAGGACCCGCTGGACCTGCGTCCGGGCACCGTGCTGTCCGTGCCCCGGGGCGACGCGTGA